Genomic DNA from Gilliamella sp. ESL0441:
TGTGTTATCACCATAAATAACATTATTAACTCGTTTAATTTATTAAATATTTGGAAAGCTCACGATTAATTCTTTCACACCATTAATGATGAATTGAGTACCAACGCAGACTAATAAAAATCCCATAATTCTTGACGTTGCTTCAATCCCACTTTTCCCCATAAAACGCATTATGCTGCCAGCACTCCGCATACAAAACCATAGAATAATACATAATAAAAGAGGAACTAATATTGATGAAGTATAAACAACCCAGCTTGAAATATTATAACCACCGTTATTTACTGTTGAAGCCATACTGATAATCATTGCGATAGTACCTGGACCAGCCGTACTTGGCATAGCTAATGGCACAAAAGCAATATTATTTGATATTTCTTTCATCTTAGCATCAGCTTCTAACGTACGGTGAGAAGGTTGTTGAGGAAACAGCATTCTAAAACCGATAATACCCACAATCATTCCGCCGGCAATACGTAATCCTGGAATTGAAATGCCAAATGTATTCATCACCAGTTGCCCACCATAAAAAGAAACAACCATAATGATGAAAACGTAAATACAAGTCATTTTAGACTGGTAGTTTCGTTCTTCATTAGTCATATCTCCTGATAGACCTAATAACAGCACAACCGTTGTGAGGGGATTAGTCAAAGGAATAAATAAGATTAAACCAAAGCCGACAGTTTGAATCAGTTCTAACATAATTCTATCTTATAATTATCAAAAAACTTACATAATTATAATTCAAATTAGATTGATAAGATATATGGGAAAGATAAGATTTCTGGGCGTTTTATTACGCCCAAAATTAAAAAAATAGGTAAGATTAAAAAGGAATATCGTCATCGAAATCCATAGGTGGTTCAGGCGATTTTGGTTGAGCTGGGTTTTGTTGAACTGGACGAGGTGCGCTAGGTGCAGCCGACATATTATTTGCACTTTGTCCCCAATTTTGTGAACCATCATCAAAGTTTTCATTACTATTACGAGATCCTAAAATTTGTAACGTACCACCAATAGGATTAATTACAACTTCTGTCGTATAACGATCATTGCCTGTTTGATCTTGCCATTTTCGCGTTTGTAATTGTCCTTCAAGATATACTTGAGTTCCTTTTTTGATATATTCACCTGCAATTTCAGCTAACTTACCAAAAACAACGACACGATGCCATTCTGTACGATCACGGGTTTCACCAGTTTGTTTATCTTTCCATGATTCTGAAGTTGCAACACTGAAATTAGCAACAGCGCTACCATTTGGCATATAACGAACTTCTGGATCTTGACCTAAATTACCAACTAATATGACTTTATTTATTCCACGGCTTGCCATTATAAACTCCTAAATATTGCACAAACATTTAATTGTCGTATTGTAACATGAGACAATCTTAACATCACCGTTTTTAATTTAAATATGGAACTTTGTATCCATTTCTAAAGATACAGAAATATTTGCATAACCATAGGAATTTATGCACATAACGAGTATAATGCCAAACATTTGTTAAAAGAATTTTTGAAATATTTTCCTTGAAGGGGGCCTTATGATTAATGCGTTTGGATTAAAAAACAAACAATTAGTAAAAGTTAATGAAGGCGACATTAGTAATGCAGCTTGGATTGATTTGATTGAACCAGAAGAAGCTGATCGAGATTTTGTTTTAACGCATTTAGGACAAAATTTAGCAACAAGTATTGAACTAGATGATATTGAGGCCTCAGCCCGTTTTTTTGAAGATAACGAAGGATTACATGTTCACTCCTTCTTTTTTTATGAAGATGCTGAAGATCGAGCAGGAAACTCGACTGTCGCTTTTACAGTGCACAATGGACGATTGTTTACTTTACGAGAAAGAGATTTACCCGCTTTTCGTTTGTATCGCATGCGTTCTCGTTATCAAAGTCTGGTAGATGGAAATCCTTACGAAATATTACTTGATTTATTTGAAGTTAAAGTTGAACAACTAGCGGATCAAATTGAACGTATCTATAGTAAATTAGAGGAGTTAAGTTTAATTATTATGGATCGTTCTGCTCAAGAACAATATGATGAAGCAATTACATCATTAGCTGAACTCGAAGATACTGCTTGGAAAGTCAGATTATGTTTGATGGATAGCCAACGAGCGGTTAACTATCTCGTTCGTCGAGCAAAAATGCCAGTTGATCAACTTGAACAAGCTCGCGAAGTTATTCGCGATGTTGAATCGCTAGTACCACATAATGAATCATTGTTTCAAAAAGTTAACTTTTTAATGCAAGCAGCTACAAGCTTTATTAATATTGAGCAAAGCCGAATCATTAAAATTTTCTCGGTGGTATCAGTTGTATTTTTACCACCAACTGTGGTTGCATCGGCATATGGTATGAACTTTGAAAATATGCCAGAACTCAAATGGGAATATGGTTACCCATTCTCATTACTACTCATGTTATTGGCTGGCGTTGCGCCTTATATTTATTTTAAACTAAAAAAATGGTTATAAATATAACAGTTGATTGAATGTTAATTTGTCCTTTTTAAGGTAGTGAATAAAAAATTAGTTAATGTTTTAATTTCATAAAAGGAACTGAGTAAATCTATTAATAACAAGGAGATAACAAAGTTGCCTTTTATGTTTTTCGTACTCAATAATTAAATGCCAAAAGTATAGAAAGCTATATATCTAAGATCATAAGTATGATTAGTTTGTCATAAAAGGGAGTAACATGAGTCAGTATGCACTAGTCACCGACATCGGTGGAACCAATGCCCGTTTTGCATTGTTTAATTTAGCTACAAACGAGTTATCAGCAATCACCAAAATTCTTATTGCAAAAGATGACATCTTACTGAAATTAATAAAAAATTATATTCAATCCCAATCGGTAAAAGTTGAAACTGCATGTATTGCAATTGCCTGTCCGATTGATGATAGCGACACTGTTATTATGACAAATAACAATTTGTCGTTTTCTCGTCGTGAACTAATCGAAGAACTCCAACTTAAAAAACTTGAAGTCATTAATGATTTTACAGCGGTCTCAACATCTATCCCCAAATTGTTACCGCAAGATCTGGTGAAAATTGGGGGTGATGAACCTAATTTAAATTATCCTATTGCAATATATGGTGCAGGTACGGGGCTAGGCGTTTCTCATTTAATAAAAGTTAATCATCAATGGATAAGTCTGTCCGGCGAGGGGGGACACACAGAATTACCCATGATAAATGAGGAAGAAGATCGCATTTTAGCGCAGCTTCGTCAAAAATTTGGTCGAGTTTCTGCTGAACGGTTTTTATCCGGAAATGGAATTGTAAACATCTATCAAGCGATACAGCAAATAAATAACCAACCACTAACTAACATTACGCCTGATATTATCGTAAATAGAGCATTAACTAATAGCTGTGAAATCTGTTTGCAAACATTAAATTATTTTTGTACATTTATGGGAAGATTTGGTGGTAATTTAGCGTTAACGTTGAATACGCAAGGCGGTGTATACATTGCTGGTGGTATTGTTCCTCGTTTCCTTGACTTTTTTAAAGCATCGGCG
This window encodes:
- a CDS encoding MarC family NAAT transporter, translating into MLELIQTVGFGLILFIPLTNPLTTVVLLLGLSGDMTNEERNYQSKMTCIYVFIIMVVSFYGGQLVMNTFGISIPGLRIAGGMIVGIIGFRMLFPQQPSHRTLEADAKMKEISNNIAFVPLAMPSTAGPGTIAMIISMASTVNNGGYNISSWVVYTSSILVPLLLCIILWFCMRSAGSIMRFMGKSGIEATSRIMGFLLVCVGTQFIINGVKELIVSFPNI
- a CDS encoding single-stranded DNA-binding protein, producing MASRGINKVILVGNLGQDPEVRYMPNGSAVANFSVATSESWKDKQTGETRDRTEWHRVVVFGKLAEIAGEYIKKGTQVYLEGQLQTRKWQDQTGNDRYTTEVVINPIGGTLQILGSRNSNENFDDGSQNWGQSANNMSAAPSAPRPVQQNPAQPKSPEPPMDFDDDIPF
- the corA gene encoding magnesium/cobalt transporter CorA, which gives rise to MINAFGLKNKQLVKVNEGDISNAAWIDLIEPEEADRDFVLTHLGQNLATSIELDDIEASARFFEDNEGLHVHSFFFYEDAEDRAGNSTVAFTVHNGRLFTLRERDLPAFRLYRMRSRYQSLVDGNPYEILLDLFEVKVEQLADQIERIYSKLEELSLIIMDRSAQEQYDEAITSLAELEDTAWKVRLCLMDSQRAVNYLVRRAKMPVDQLEQAREVIRDVESLVPHNESLFQKVNFLMQAATSFINIEQSRIIKIFSVVSVVFLPPTVVASAYGMNFENMPELKWEYGYPFSLLLMLLAGVAPYIYFKLKKWL
- a CDS encoding glucokinase, which translates into the protein MSQYALVTDIGGTNARFALFNLATNELSAITKILIAKDDILLKLIKNYIQSQSVKVETACIAIACPIDDSDTVIMTNNNLSFSRRELIEELQLKKLEVINDFTAVSTSIPKLLPQDLVKIGGDEPNLNYPIAIYGAGTGLGVSHLIKVNHQWISLSGEGGHTELPMINEEEDRILAQLRQKFGRVSAERFLSGNGIVNIYQAIQQINNQPLTNITPDIIVNRALTNSCEICLQTLNYFCTFMGRFGGNLALTLNTQGGVYIAGGIVPRFLDFFKASAFRSAFEHKGRMSTLVKKIPVYVITHKDPGLFGAGVYLQNNLHNIV